Proteins encoded in a region of the Desulfuromonas sp. genome:
- a CDS encoding 4Fe-4S ferredoxin, whose protein sequence is MSAPDKKKDTQKWVENLILNFWASSDLNTLDNGTGEKALDAPLVAYASGDDPMFSRIKNDIGPFYWLPHEAWQLQFPNEKITAPDLSVIAYILPQTEATRIDQQQATELPAERWARSRDFGEKFNCALRLHLAESLTAAGYPAVAPERLPGFDYRKSDKLGIASNWSERHTAHIAGLGTFGLSDGLITAKGKAVRIGSVVAKIDLPATERSYADPYEWCLWHARGKCGACIRRCPPKAINPTGHDKEICRTYIREVTAPYAHSTFGTGATPCGLCQVKIPCEDRIPL, encoded by the coding sequence ATGTCGGCGCCGGATAAAAAAAAGGACACGCAGAAATGGGTTGAAAATCTCATCCTCAACTTCTGGGCGTCAAGCGATCTGAACACGCTGGACAACGGCACCGGCGAAAAAGCCTTGGATGCACCCCTGGTCGCGTATGCCAGCGGCGACGATCCGATGTTCAGCAGAATCAAGAACGACATCGGACCGTTCTACTGGCTGCCGCATGAGGCCTGGCAGCTGCAATTTCCCAACGAAAAGATTACCGCACCCGATCTGAGCGTCATTGCCTATATTCTGCCGCAGACCGAGGCGACCAGGATCGACCAGCAACAGGCAACCGAACTCCCGGCCGAACGCTGGGCCCGCTCCCGTGACTTCGGTGAAAAGTTCAACTGCGCCCTCCGCCTGCATCTGGCCGAAAGCCTGACCGCCGCCGGCTACCCGGCGGTCGCCCCGGAACGTCTGCCCGGGTTCGATTACCGGAAATCGGACAAACTCGGCATCGCCTCAAACTGGTCGGAACGCCACACCGCCCACATCGCCGGTCTCGGCACTTTCGGCCTGAGTGACGGCCTGATTACTGCGAAAGGAAAAGCGGTCCGCATCGGCTCGGTCGTTGCGAAAATCGATCTGCCGGCCACCGAACGGTCCTATGCCGATCCATACGAATGGTGCCTCTGGCATGCACGAGGGAAATGCGGCGCCTGTATCCGGCGCTGTCCGCCGAAGGCGATCAATCCGACCGGCCATGATAAGGAAATTTGCCGCACCTACATCCGTGAAGTGACCGCCCCCTATGCCCACTCGACCTTCGGTACAGGAGCGACCCCTTGCGGTCTCTGTCAGGTGAAGATTCCCTGCGAAGACCGGATTCCGCTCTAA
- a CDS encoding phosphoribosyl-AMP cyclohydrolase, with protein MIKIDFEKMGGLIPAIIQDHETNEVLMVAFMDEKTLNNTLRDGKTWFYSRSRQKYWMKGEESGNTQDVMEVYTDCDADTVVIKVKQNGPAACHTGNRSCFYVKWEDGEWVEHSNPLFDPDEVYKKK; from the coding sequence GTGATTAAAATAGATTTTGAAAAGATGGGCGGCCTGATTCCGGCTATTATCCAGGACCACGAGACCAACGAGGTTCTGATGGTCGCGTTCATGGACGAGAAAACCCTCAACAACACCCTGCGTGACGGCAAGACCTGGTTCTATAGCCGTAGCCGCCAGAAATACTGGATGAAGGGCGAGGAGTCGGGCAACACCCAGGACGTTATGGAAGTCTACACCGACTGCGATGCCGACACCGTTGTCATCAAGGTCAAACAGAACGGCCCGGCCGCCTGCCATACCGGCAACCGGAGCTGCTTCTACGTGAAGTGGGAAGATGGCGAGTGGGTCGAGCATAGTAATCCGCTGTTTGACCCGGATGAGGTTTATAAGAAGAAATAA
- a CDS encoding ATP phosphoribosyltransferase, producing the protein MSNELKLGIPKGSLEKATIELFDKAGWNIKTTSRSYFPTSDDDELSCSLVRPQEMAKVLERGKLDVGIAGRDWVRENDSDVVEIGEMVYSKVSRRPARWVLVVGPDSKVEKPEDLEGATISTELVGFTKRFFAEKGVNVNVEFSWGATEAKILKGLCDAIVEVTETGSTIKANNLRIVCDLMESVPVLIANKDAWNDPWKRGKIERIFTMLQSALRAEGMVGIKMNAPGDKIDAITKLLPSLNQPTVAHLYKSDWVSIETIMPEQDVRKIFPELMELGAEGIVEYPLNKII; encoded by the coding sequence ATGAGCAATGAACTGAAACTCGGCATCCCGAAGGGGAGCCTCGAAAAAGCGACCATCGAGCTGTTTGACAAGGCGGGGTGGAACATCAAGACAACCTCGCGCAGCTACTTTCCGACCAGCGACGACGACGAGCTGAGCTGCAGCCTGGTGCGCCCACAGGAGATGGCCAAGGTGCTCGAGCGCGGCAAGCTCGATGTCGGCATCGCCGGCCGCGACTGGGTCAGGGAGAACGACTCGGATGTTGTCGAAATCGGCGAAATGGTCTACTCAAAGGTTTCCCGCCGCCCGGCCCGCTGGGTTCTGGTTGTCGGCCCCGACTCCAAGGTCGAAAAGCCGGAAGATCTCGAGGGCGCGACCATCTCGACCGAACTGGTCGGCTTCACCAAGCGCTTTTTCGCCGAAAAGGGGGTCAATGTCAATGTCGAATTCTCCTGGGGCGCCACCGAGGCGAAAATCCTCAAGGGGTTGTGCGACGCCATCGTCGAGGTCACCGAGACCGGCTCGACGATCAAGGCGAACAACCTGCGCATCGTCTGCGACCTGATGGAGTCGGTTCCGGTGCTGATCGCCAACAAGGATGCCTGGAACGATCCATGGAAGCGGGGCAAGATCGAGCGCATCTTCACCATGCTGCAATCGGCGCTGCGGGCCGAGGGGATGGTCGGTATCAAGATGAACGCCCCCGGCGACAAGATCGACGCCATCACCAAGCTCCTGCCGAGCCTCAACCAGCCGACCGTGGCGCATCTCTACAAATCGGACTGGGTCTCGATCGAAACGATCATGCCGGAACAAGATGTCCGCAAGATTTTTCCGGAATTAATGGAACTCGGCGCCGAAGGGATTGTCGAGTACCCCTTGAATAAAATCATTTAA
- a CDS encoding DUF1015 domain-containing protein → MIFKDIALQVPKILLPTAGTDLSKWAIIACDQYTSEPEYWQQAAEQVGSNPSTLNIIFPEVYLEDDESDDRIAAINRSMQEYLDQGILEEQKEGFILVDRKTSEVESRKGLMVALDLEQYDFSEGATTLIRATEGTIVDRLPPRIRVRENAPIELPHIMVLIDDPERTVIEPLFDKDLPLAYDVPLMLNGGHVKGWQVSDQDSISQVKNALVALADPDFFAKKYEVQDKPVVLYAMGDGNHSFATAKAIWEELKKSADDQDAVMNHPARFALVELVNVHDPGLEFEAIHRVVFDIDADDLLTGMAEFCASRDATVSLHRCADQAELAARQAIETGDNRHLIPFVDGSGCGLLVVENPAFHLTVATLQSFLDNYLEKNAKARIDYIHGEEPVARIGGQSGNIGFFLPSISKHDLFKTIILDGALPRKTFSMGEADEKRFYLECRKII, encoded by the coding sequence ATGATTTTCAAAGATATCGCCCTGCAAGTCCCGAAAATTCTCTTGCCAACAGCAGGAACAGACCTCTCCAAATGGGCAATCATCGCCTGTGACCAATACACCTCGGAGCCGGAATACTGGCAACAGGCCGCAGAGCAAGTCGGCAGCAACCCGTCAACCCTCAATATTATTTTCCCCGAGGTCTATCTCGAAGACGATGAGAGCGACGACCGCATTGCCGCGATTAACCGGTCGATGCAGGAGTACCTAGACCAGGGCATCCTTGAAGAGCAGAAGGAAGGCTTCATTCTGGTTGATCGAAAAACCTCGGAGGTCGAATCACGCAAGGGGCTGATGGTCGCGCTCGATCTTGAGCAGTACGATTTCAGCGAAGGAGCGACCACCCTGATCCGCGCCACCGAAGGAACCATTGTCGACCGTCTGCCGCCGCGCATCCGGGTTCGCGAAAATGCCCCGATCGAGCTTCCGCACATCATGGTGCTGATCGACGACCCGGAGAGAACCGTCATCGAACCGCTTTTCGACAAGGACCTTCCGCTCGCTTACGACGTACCCCTCATGCTCAACGGCGGCCATGTCAAGGGGTGGCAGGTCAGTGATCAGGACTCGATCTCACAGGTCAAGAACGCGCTCGTAGCCCTGGCCGATCCCGACTTTTTCGCAAAAAAGTATGAGGTACAAGACAAACCGGTCGTCCTCTATGCCATGGGCGACGGCAATCACTCGTTTGCAACCGCCAAGGCGATCTGGGAAGAGCTCAAAAAATCAGCTGATGACCAGGATGCGGTCATGAACCATCCGGCCCGCTTCGCCCTGGTCGAACTGGTTAACGTCCATGACCCCGGTCTCGAGTTTGAAGCCATTCACCGGGTTGTTTTTGATATCGATGCCGACGATCTGCTGACCGGAATGGCCGAGTTCTGTGCCAGTCGGGATGCGACTGTCAGCCTGCACCGCTGTGCCGACCAGGCCGAGCTGGCAGCCCGCCAGGCAATCGAAACCGGCGACAACCGGCACCTGATTCCGTTCGTCGATGGGAGCGGCTGCGGTCTCCTTGTCGTCGAAAACCCGGCCTTCCATCTCACCGTCGCCACCCTGCAGTCTTTTCTCGACAACTACCTTGAGAAAAACGCCAAGGCCCGGATCGACTACATCCACGGCGAGGAGCCGGTGGCACGAATCGGTGGACAATCCGGGAATATCGGCTTTTTCCTGCCGTCGATTTCGAAGCACGATCTGTTCAAGACGATTATCCTCGATGGCGCCCTGCCGCGCAAAACCTTCTCCATGGGCGAAGCCGACGAGAAACGCTTTTACCTCGAATGCCGGAAGATCATATAG